From a single Phalacrocorax aristotelis chromosome 1, bGulAri2.1, whole genome shotgun sequence genomic region:
- the DMC1 gene encoding meiotic recombination protein DMC1/LIM15 homolog isoform X1 — protein MKTMEDQVVQEEPGYQDDEESFFQDIDLLQKHGINVADIKKLKSVGICTIKGIQMTTRRALCNIKGLSEAKVDKIKEAANKLIEPGFLTAFEYSEKRKMVFHITTGSQEFDKLLGGGIESMAITEAFGEFRTGKTQLSHTLCVTAQLPGPNGYTGGKIIFIDTENTFRPDRLRDIADRFDVDHDAVLDNVLYARAYTSEHQMELLDYVAAKFHEEAGIFKLLIIDSIMALFRVDFSGRGELAERQQKLAQMLSRLQKISEEYNVAVFVTNQMTADPGATMTFQADPKKPIGGHILAHASTTRISLRKGRGELRIAKIYDSPEMPENEATFAITAGGIGDSKE, from the exons AATGTAGCAGATATTAAAAAACTGAAGTCAGTTGGGATCTGCACGATCAAAGGAATCCAGATGACCACAAGACGGGCACTGTGCAACATAaaagggctttcagaggccAAAGTGGACAAGATTAAAGAAGCCGCAAACAAGCTTATT GAACCAGGCTTCCTGACCGCCTTTGAGTACAGTGAAAAACGGAAGATGGTATTTCATATTACTACTGGCAGCCAGGAATTTGA tAAACTTCTGGGTGGTGGGATTGAAAGCATGGCAATCACTGAGGCCTTTGGAG AGTTCAGGACAGGCAAAACCCAGCTATCTCACACCCTTTGTG TGACAGCTCAGCTTCCAGGACCAAATGGCTACACGGGTGGAAAGATTATCTTCATCGATACTGAAAACACTTT CCGACCAGACCGTCTTCGTGACATTGCTGATCGCTTCGATGTTGACCACGACGCAGTACTTGACAACGTGCTGTACGCACGTGCATATACTA GTGAACACCAGATGGAATTGCTTGACTATGTAGCAGCCAAGTTCCATGAGGAAGCTGGTATCTTCAAGCTATTG ATCATTGACTCCATAATGGCACTTTTCCGTGTGGATTTCAGTGGTCGTGGAGAGTTGGCTGAACGACAACAGAAACTGGCTCAGATGCTGTCAAGGCTCCAAAAAATATCAGAAG AATATAACGTGGCTGTGTTTGTGACCAACCAGATGACTGCTGATCCAGGAGCAACTATGAC CTTTCAGGCAGACCCCAAAAAGCCCATTGGGGGCCACATCCTTGCTCATGCTTCAACAACCAGGATTAGCttgaggaaagggagaggggagctgCGTATTGCAAAGATATACGACAG ccctGAGATGCCTGAAAATGAAGCCACATTTGCAATAACTGCTGGAGGGATTGGGGACTCCAAAGAATAG